The following proteins come from a genomic window of Limosilactobacillus reuteri:
- a CDS encoding IS30 family transposase: protein MTYTHLTTNELTIIAHSFVQKLKAYRVARMINRCAETVYRVYRYLETGASIADYQDHYMRNKQRCGRKRTQLSLAELTYINDKIAQGWTPDTIIGRAERPISCNRRTLYRMFERGQFGFDVRSLPMRGKRHPNGYVERRGKAGQLGRSIHERAKDFPHYATEFGHLEADTVQGKKHQGAVMTLTERQSKVEIVLNVHEKTADAINQHLSQWLRKFPRYFFKSITFDNGKEFAGWREIANQFDLHTYFAEVGAPNQRGLNENNNGLLRRDGLTKQLDFRNLPDELVTQLMSKRNNLPRKSLGYRTPYEVFMSYVTDEQLFSF from the coding sequence ATGACTTACACCCATCTTACCACAAACGAGCTGACAATCATCGCCCATTCTTTCGTGCAAAAGCTTAAAGCGTACCGAGTGGCCCGAATGATCAACCGTTGCGCCGAAACCGTTTATCGCGTTTATCGTTACCTGGAAACCGGTGCCTCAATTGCTGATTATCAAGATCACTATATGCGCAATAAGCAACGTTGTGGCCGAAAACGTACTCAGTTGTCACTGGCTGAACTCACTTATATCAACGACAAAATTGCCCAGGGGTGGACGCCTGATACCATTATTGGGCGCGCTGAGCGCCCAATTAGTTGTAACCGGCGAACTCTTTACCGGATGTTTGAACGTGGCCAGTTCGGCTTCGATGTCCGTTCCTTGCCGATGCGAGGTAAGCGGCACCCGAATGGCTATGTCGAGCGCCGCGGGAAGGCTGGCCAATTGGGGCGAAGTATTCACGAGCGTGCCAAGGACTTTCCGCACTATGCCACTGAATTTGGGCACCTTGAAGCTGATACCGTCCAAGGCAAAAAGCACCAAGGGGCGGTAATGACCCTGACCGAACGCCAATCGAAGGTCGAAATTGTACTCAATGTGCACGAAAAGACGGCTGATGCGATTAACCAACACTTAAGTCAGTGGCTTCGGAAATTCCCGCGGTACTTCTTCAAATCGATTACCTTTGACAACGGAAAAGAATTCGCCGGCTGGCGCGAGATTGCCAATCAATTTGACCTTCACACTTACTTTGCCGAGGTTGGTGCTCCCAATCAACGAGGGCTGAACGAAAACAACAACGGTCTTTTACGCCGGGATGGCTTAACGAAACAGCTAGATTTCCGCAATCTTCCTGATGAATTGGTAACCCAACTGATGAGTAAGCGAAATAACCTGCCCCGTAAATCACTAGGCTATCGAACTCCATATGAAGTATTCATGTCTTACGTCACTGATGAGCAACTATTTTCTTTCTAA
- a CDS encoding phenylalanine--tRNA ligase beta subunit-related protein: MKQVTIDPSFWELFPDAQINILFANGIDNHDTDNNYDERKKLLANATHEADKFLTNETFRLNPVVDQWRQAFQQFKKKKGARSSIEALLKRANQGRKFEPIEPLVDVYNSISLSYGVPVGIEDRNKIAGDLHLGAAKGGEAFRPVGAEEDEPALEGEVIYYDDEGAVCRCLNWREAQRTMLTEDSQNVVAVMEAINPEQIERANEAMEELSKLINQYFGVNASQVYRLTKDQSVAEVPDNL, encoded by the coding sequence ATGAAGCAAGTGACGATTGATCCAAGTTTTTGGGAACTTTTTCCAGATGCACAAATAAACATCTTGTTTGCAAATGGCATTGATAACCATGATACTGATAACAACTATGATGAACGGAAAAAGCTATTAGCAAATGCTACTCATGAGGCTGATAAGTTTTTAACTAATGAAACTTTTCGTTTGAATCCAGTTGTTGATCAATGGCGTCAAGCATTTCAACAGTTTAAGAAAAAGAAAGGTGCGCGCTCATCAATTGAGGCCTTATTGAAGCGTGCCAATCAAGGACGGAAATTTGAACCAATTGAACCTCTTGTTGATGTCTACAATAGTATTTCTTTGAGCTACGGAGTTCCAGTAGGCATTGAAGACCGAAATAAGATTGCTGGCGACCTTCATTTGGGTGCTGCAAAAGGTGGCGAAGCATTTCGGCCAGTCGGTGCTGAAGAAGATGAACCTGCTTTAGAGGGCGAAGTTATTTATTATGACGATGAAGGTGCTGTTTGTCGTTGTCTAAACTGGCGTGAAGCTCAACGAACAATGTTGACAGAAGATTCTCAAAATGTAGTTGCAGTTATGGAAGCAATTAATCCAGAACAAATTGAACGCGCTAATGAAGCGATGGAAGAATTGAGCAAGCTAATTAACCAGTACTTTGGTGTAAATGCATCGCAAGTTTATCGCCTGACTAAGGATCAGTCTGTTGCAGAGGTTCCAGATAATTTATAA
- a CDS encoding MarR family transcriptional regulator, which translates to MIDILREIGMIDRALDSIANIEFKQIDLARGQYLYVVRIYEHPGIISEQLSNLIKVDRTTIARAVKKLEKNGFIERKSDPTNKKIKRLYVTQRGKEIYPFIIRENQFSNSEALKGFSEKEAQQVHDYLVRIRQNIDGDWDTVKHGGKRQY; encoded by the coding sequence ATGATTGATATTTTACGTGAAATAGGGATGATTGATCGAGCCCTCGATTCGATTGCCAATATTGAGTTCAAGCAAATCGATTTAGCACGTGGTCAATACCTATATGTTGTTCGTATTTATGAGCATCCAGGAATTATTTCAGAACAATTATCAAACTTGATAAAAGTAGACCGAACAACGATTGCCCGTGCTGTTAAAAAGCTTGAGAAAAATGGCTTTATTGAAAGAAAAAGTGATCCGACGAATAAGAAAATTAAACGACTTTATGTTACTCAAAGGGGGAAAGAAATTTATCCTTTTATTATTCGTGAAAACCAATTTTCAAATAGTGAGGCATTGAAAGGCTTCTCGGAAAAAGAGGCTCAGCAGGTTCATGATTATCTAGTTCGTATCCGGCAAAATATTGATGGTGATTGGGATACCGTAAAGCATGGGGGCAAACGTCAATACTAA
- a CDS encoding DUF1836 domain-containing protein, with protein MIFGINRLELPHKKAGCDMDKLEEYQRWQNNLARVRFPRWKELPTLGLYVDQVVAIVNEQLNHLRIEPLTKSMVNNYVKKKVIQAPIKKKYAVNQLVDLLLIGLLKSNFSLDDIRAGIAQVTMNSYPQAAYDRFVEILNALLAGEEIPSNNVINPQNDRLITLALKSVLARMDAAQLLTAMQKVAQPAPLENN; from the coding sequence ATGATTTTCGGAATCAATCGATTGGAATTGCCCCATAAGAAAGCAGGTTGTGATATGGATAAATTAGAAGAATATCAACGATGGCAAAATAATTTAGCACGGGTGCGATTTCCACGATGGAAAGAATTACCTACACTAGGTTTGTATGTTGACCAGGTGGTGGCAATTGTAAATGAACAATTGAACCATTTGAGAATTGAACCACTTACAAAATCAATGGTAAACAATTATGTAAAAAAGAAAGTTATTCAAGCACCAATCAAGAAAAAGTATGCTGTTAACCAATTAGTAGATCTTTTACTTATTGGATTATTAAAATCAAATTTTTCACTAGATGATATCCGTGCAGGAATTGCCCAGGTTACTATGAATTCTTACCCGCAAGCTGCCTATGACCGCTTTGTTGAAATTTTGAACGCACTTTTAGCTGGAGAAGAAATTCCAAGCAATAACGTGATTAATCCGCAGAATGATCGATTAATAACATTAGCACTGAAATCAGTTTTAGCGCGAATGGATGCTGCTCAATTATTAACGGCGATGCAAAAAGTTGCTCAGCCGGCGCCGTTGGAAAATAATTAG
- a CDS encoding NAD(P)H-binding protein: MGRIVFISHRHDDLVPTIIKKVPEAVALTSFKFKIQRGDVLCWLPTVNEYVDDEVQELAELIDHSLFLPSKIVMLSIAGTADDATNQQLQEWYGQQSTQAVLAHQYAVKMIDEFELPYTIIRALPITGEETSLKVVSEGETLEGKEIGLRQVAQIIEQAVTTDDFRNQSIGIAP, from the coding sequence ATGGGTCGGATAGTTTTTATTAGTCACCGGCATGACGATTTAGTACCAACTATTATCAAAAAGGTTCCAGAAGCGGTTGCGCTCACTAGTTTTAAATTTAAAATCCAACGTGGGGATGTGTTGTGTTGGCTTCCTACTGTTAATGAGTATGTAGATGATGAAGTGCAAGAGTTAGCTGAATTGATCGATCATTCACTGTTTTTACCATCAAAAATAGTAATGCTTTCGATTGCAGGAACAGCAGATGATGCGACCAATCAGCAACTACAGGAATGGTATGGACAACAGTCAACTCAGGCGGTCCTTGCTCATCAATATGCGGTTAAAATGATTGATGAATTTGAGTTGCCATATACTATTATTAGGGCTTTGCCAATTACTGGTGAAGAAACTTCCCTTAAGGTTGTTAGTGAAGGGGAGACTTTAGAAGGCAAAGAGATTGGATTAAGACAAGTAGCACAGATAATTGAACAAGCAGTTACTACCGATGATTTTCGGAATCAATCGATTGGAATTGCCCCATAA
- a CDS encoding multidrug ABC transporter ATPase, whose product MSSITINDLVYDAKSGDQLDNVSLELKSPQVIGICSNDTGAATALEDLLSVRGKILNGDVTINGAPFKKYKRQSKNEIGRIDDAVLKGKTVAKAVDHALRHHKNALKPEQALQMLKSLKFEPDQMIAALSEAQQLELRIALLLTWQCPIVILSDAFDGLEEDKRQMIGHLVKDYAQKVDALVLFTSRNISTLMRFAHTLYYFNGSHLTSARDLSMNDGVDCTVTVMGTGFPIDNAVKLGARMLEEAGNETRFLFTGNIQTLLPLLEQSTITDVRIEDATIEDELMAY is encoded by the coding sequence GTGAGTAGTATTACAATTAATGATTTAGTCTATGATGCTAAATCAGGAGACCAATTAGATAACGTTTCATTAGAACTAAAGTCACCACAAGTAATCGGAATTTGCAGCAACGATACAGGTGCAGCAACCGCATTAGAAGATTTATTATCTGTCCGTGGAAAAATTTTAAATGGGGATGTAACAATTAACGGGGCCCCATTCAAAAAGTATAAGCGTCAAAGCAAAAATGAAATCGGCCGAATTGATGATGCAGTTTTAAAAGGAAAGACAGTGGCGAAAGCTGTTGACCACGCGTTACGTCATCATAAAAATGCCTTAAAACCAGAACAAGCACTTCAAATGCTCAAATCATTAAAATTTGAACCAGATCAAATGATTGCTGCATTAAGTGAGGCTCAACAACTAGAACTACGGATAGCACTCCTTCTTACTTGGCAATGCCCAATCGTTATTTTGAGTGATGCCTTTGACGGCTTGGAGGAAGATAAACGGCAAATGATTGGTCACCTTGTTAAAGACTATGCTCAAAAGGTCGATGCCTTAGTGCTTTTCACAAGTAGAAATATTTCAACATTGATGCGGTTTGCTCATACTCTTTATTACTTTAATGGCAGTCATTTGACTTCTGCACGTGATTTATCGATGAATGATGGAGTAGATTGTACTGTGACAGTAATGGGAACTGGTTTCCCAATCGACAATGCAGTAAAGCTAGGGGCACGCATGTTGGAAGAAGCAGGTAATGAGACCCGTTTCCTTTTTACTGGAAATATTCAAACATTATTGCCATTACTAGAGCAAAGCACCATTACTGATGTCAGAATTGAAGATGCAACGATTGAAGATGAATTGATGGCTTACTAA
- a CDS encoding hemolysin family protein, protein MRNVILNEGQLFTNFIIIIITFIFAAFFVAAEFALVQARVTALEEMQAKRDKPSAKINRAIKMVTNLTEYLSTTQVGVSICGIILGWVGEGTIEELLTDALSLPSWSLNNSVIHVISAIVGVLLLTYFEVVLTEIVPKNISIDIPIKTLMFVTTPLHYFHITFYPFVWLLNSSANGIVKMLGMKPADESQDVLSQSEIISLSRNAVKGGELEHNDLLYMERAFDFNDKVAKDIMIDRTQLTVIDINKSVNDAIKLYLKTKYSRLPVVANNDKDKILGYVFNYDLIRQKQINGDVSLAKVLRHMPTTPETTPITEVLKLMISTRVPMVVVVDEYGGTSGIITDKDIYEELFGTVRDEIDNVSDNMISKLGKNQYRVDGKTTIYDFERFFHIDLKNSEDSDVVTLSGYVLDNYQNIHEGETIRLVNLDLKIQDYRHSYIDSFIVTTLSK, encoded by the coding sequence ATGAGGAATGTTATTTTGAATGAGGGCCAACTATTCACAAATTTTATAATTATCATCATTACGTTTATCTTTGCAGCATTCTTTGTAGCAGCCGAGTTCGCCTTAGTGCAAGCACGGGTAACGGCCCTAGAAGAAATGCAAGCAAAGCGTGATAAACCATCTGCGAAAATAAACCGTGCAATCAAAATGGTCACCAATCTAACGGAATATCTTTCGACCACTCAAGTAGGGGTTTCAATTTGTGGAATTATCCTCGGTTGGGTCGGCGAAGGGACAATTGAAGAGCTCTTAACTGATGCTCTTTCGTTGCCAAGCTGGTCACTAAACAATAGTGTCATCCATGTTATAAGTGCCATCGTGGGAGTTCTTCTTCTAACATATTTTGAAGTGGTCTTAACCGAGATTGTACCCAAAAACATCAGTATTGATATCCCAATCAAGACCCTGATGTTTGTTACCACCCCACTGCACTATTTTCACATTACTTTTTATCCTTTCGTCTGGTTGCTTAATAGTTCTGCCAACGGAATTGTTAAAATGTTAGGTATGAAGCCAGCTGATGAGAGTCAAGACGTTCTTTCGCAAAGTGAGATCATTAGCCTATCTCGAAACGCTGTCAAAGGCGGTGAACTTGAACATAACGACTTATTATATATGGAGCGAGCCTTTGACTTTAATGATAAGGTTGCTAAGGATATTATGATTGATCGTACACAATTAACTGTCATTGATATAAATAAATCTGTGAATGACGCGATTAAACTATATCTTAAAACAAAATACAGTCGCTTACCGGTAGTTGCTAATAATGATAAGGATAAAATTTTAGGCTATGTTTTTAACTATGACTTAATTCGGCAAAAACAGATTAACGGGGATGTGTCTCTAGCAAAAGTTCTTCGTCATATGCCTACTACTCCTGAGACCACCCCAATTACCGAAGTTCTTAAGTTAATGATCAGTACTCGGGTGCCAATGGTAGTTGTCGTTGATGAGTATGGGGGCACTAGCGGAATTATCACTGACAAAGACATTTATGAAGAACTATTCGGAACGGTAAGAGACGAAATTGATAATGTTTCAGATAATATGATTTCTAAACTTGGTAAAAATCAATACCGGGTTGATGGAAAAACGACCATTTATGATTTTGAACGTTTCTTCCATATTGATCTTAAAAATTCTGAAGATAGCGATGTGGTAACTTTATCGGGATACGTATTAGACAATTATCAGAATATTCATGAAGGGGAAACAATTAGGCTAGTTAACCTTGATTTAAAAATTCAAGATTACCGCCATTCATATATTGATAGCTTTATCGTTACTACTTTATCAAAGTAA
- the nrdI gene encoding class Ib ribonucleoside-diphosphate reductase assembly flavoprotein NrdI, whose amino-acid sequence MAPMNIIYISLEGNTRSFLMRMQGYAKQQHSISEDRPLIELKEVSDQTLPADETEPFFAFVPTYLNGGNGIDSGFTEIMTNALGEYIAYNDNANQCVGVVGSGNKNFNEQYCLTARKYSRDFDAPFLADYELRGTSQDIERIYTILAKRWSEINA is encoded by the coding sequence ATGGCACCAATGAATATTATTTATATCTCGCTTGAGGGAAATACCCGTTCCTTCTTAATGCGGATGCAGGGATATGCTAAACAACAGCACAGTATTAGCGAAGATCGTCCACTTATTGAATTAAAAGAAGTTAGTGATCAAACTCTTCCTGCCGATGAAACAGAACCCTTCTTTGCTTTCGTACCCACATATTTAAATGGTGGTAACGGGATCGATTCTGGTTTTACTGAAATTATGACAAATGCATTAGGTGAATATATTGCCTACAACGATAATGCCAACCAATGCGTCGGCGTCGTAGGCAGTGGTAACAAGAATTTCAACGAACAATATTGCTTAACTGCTCGTAAATACTCGCGAGACTTTGACGCACCATTTCTCGCGGACTATGAATTACGGGGCACTTCACAAGATATTGAGCGCATTTATACTATCTTAGCTAAACGGTGGAGCGAAATTAATGCCTAG
- a CDS encoding VOC family protein, with protein MTVIYPYLTFENAKEAMTYYEQDFGAQIIYHEALTKEQAESLGLPVDQLSQTTMRGEIMIAGQKIICADATMGNPQTSTLISILLDFEEEEDKARDLFNRLAKSENQRVTVPFGDWILNNVMGQVVDKYGITWLISANKQG; from the coding sequence ATGACGGTTATATACCCATACCTAACATTTGAGAATGCGAAGGAAGCGATGACTTACTATGAGCAAGACTTTGGCGCTCAAATCATATATCATGAAGCCCTGACAAAAGAGCAGGCGGAAAGTCTAGGATTACCAGTTGATCAATTGAGCCAAACAACAATGCGGGGCGAAATTATGATTGCTGGGCAAAAGATTATTTGTGCAGATGCAACAATGGGCAATCCCCAAACTTCTACTCTAATTTCAATTTTACTTGATTTTGAAGAAGAGGAAGATAAAGCACGTGATTTGTTTAATCGTTTAGCAAAATCGGAAAATCAACGTGTGACGGTACCATTTGGTGATTGGATACTAAATAATGTAATGGGACAGGTTGTAGATAAGTATGGGATAACATGGCTGATAAGTGCTAATAAACAAGGCTGA
- a CDS encoding MFS transporter, whose translation MNFLEKLKKHSPLLILGLFFLGICMRMPITAIPSVIKDIAQTFNVETTSLGILTTIPLLCFGLLSSVVSALAQKIGNELTIELAMILMFIGSYLRILSFSSLMIGTILVGAAITCINVLLPAIISDKLPNQIGSVTGMYNVAMTLFAAIGAYAITPITHATSWQTAVIIISIVALIAAIIWVPNLRYNQRATNESSSTDRGTNMWKNANAWWLLLFFGGQCFVFYSIVAWLPTIAMDAGLSSDNASLVAGLLQLLSMPFAFAIPVIATKMKNRQPVMLFAGTISLIGTGMMFFTVNSLVYYIFVALFLGAGTTTTFVLAMTLFGLKTKSSADTRNLSGMVQSVGYLISALGPIIVGNLYSQTHNWFASLVVIAIAAIFFTICGVIAERKRFV comes from the coding sequence ATGAATTTTTTGGAAAAACTCAAAAAGCATAGTCCACTTCTGATCCTTGGATTATTTTTCCTTGGGATCTGTATGCGGATGCCGATTACAGCAATACCATCTGTCATTAAAGATATTGCACAAACTTTTAATGTCGAAACTACCAGCTTAGGAATTTTAACAACTATTCCCCTGCTTTGTTTTGGATTATTATCATCAGTAGTTTCAGCACTCGCTCAAAAAATTGGTAATGAACTAACGATTGAGTTAGCAATGATTTTAATGTTTATTGGTTCTTATTTACGAATTTTAAGCTTCTCATCGTTAATGATCGGAACAATATTAGTCGGGGCTGCCATCACTTGCATTAACGTCTTATTACCTGCGATTATTTCTGATAAACTACCAAATCAAATTGGAAGTGTAACCGGGATGTATAATGTCGCAATGACTTTATTTGCTGCAATTGGCGCTTACGCAATTACTCCAATTACCCATGCTACTAGTTGGCAAACAGCTGTTATCATTATTAGCATTGTTGCTTTAATTGCAGCTATTATCTGGGTACCGAACTTACGCTATAATCAACGTGCCACTAACGAAAGCAGTTCTACTGATCGAGGAACTAACATGTGGAAAAACGCAAATGCATGGTGGTTACTCTTATTCTTTGGGGGACAATGTTTCGTATTCTATAGTATTGTTGCCTGGTTGCCTACAATTGCCATGGATGCCGGATTAAGCAGTGATAATGCGAGTCTAGTTGCTGGATTACTACAACTATTATCAATGCCATTCGCCTTTGCAATCCCCGTAATTGCCACTAAGATGAAGAATCGGCAACCAGTTATGCTATTTGCGGGAACCATTTCTTTAATCGGAACTGGAATGATGTTCTTCACGGTAAATTCCCTTGTTTACTATATATTTGTTGCCCTATTTCTTGGTGCTGGTACAACTACCACTTTTGTTCTTGCAATGACTTTATTCGGACTAAAGACCAAGAGTTCCGCTGATACACGAAATCTTTCAGGAATGGTTCAATCAGTTGGATACTTAATTTCTGCATTAGGTCCGATCATTGTCGGTAACCTTTATTCACAAACACATAACTGGTTCGCAAGTTTAGTCGTAATTGCTATTGCCGCTATCTTTTTTACAATCTGTGGTGTAATAGCAGAACGGAAACGGTTTGTGTAA
- the zwf gene encoding glucose-6-phosphate dehydrogenase, with the protein MATENKAVITLFGATGDLAKRKLYTALFKLYQKGYLADHFALLGTSRRPLTDEEFQQIVRESISNIPETEDGQAEAFSKHFFYKSHDVTKPEHYEILKQRLAELDEQFGAEGNRLFYMSMAPQFFGTIALNLKKQGLLTDNGFNRLVIEKPFGRDFESAKKLNDELSQTFSENQIFRIDHYLGKEMVQNIQALRFGNTMIESLWNNRYIDNIQVTLSEKLGVEERAGYYDQSGALRDMVQNHIMQIVAQLAMEQPVAFTDADVRVEKIKALRSLRLYTPSEAAANFVRGQYDAGDGTNAYRHEDGVDPESGTETFVAAKLMFDNYRWSGVPFYVRTGKKLADKFTRIDVVFKKPLIDIFANPRSESDQSLNSNVLTIFVEPNSGFAIQLNAKRAGQGFTTEPVDLRFLQSDSDKKESPEPYERLFHDALEGNHTNFASWAEIAYAWKFVDVIRKLWDIEKPQFPNYTPGSMGPAASDELLARDGRKWVYRLNH; encoded by the coding sequence TTGGCTACAGAAAATAAGGCTGTCATTACATTATTTGGTGCTACTGGTGACCTTGCAAAGCGTAAACTTTATACTGCTTTGTTCAAGTTATATCAAAAGGGTTACCTAGCTGACCATTTTGCATTACTAGGAACTTCTCGTCGTCCATTAACTGACGAAGAATTCCAACAAATCGTTCGTGAATCTATTAGCAACATTCCAGAAACTGAGGATGGCCAAGCAGAAGCATTCTCAAAACACTTTTTCTACAAGTCACATGATGTTACTAAGCCAGAACATTACGAAATCCTTAAGCAACGCCTTGCTGAATTGGATGAACAATTCGGCGCTGAAGGCAACCGTCTCTTCTATATGTCAATGGCACCACAATTCTTCGGCACCATTGCATTGAACTTGAAGAAGCAAGGATTATTAACTGATAACGGCTTTAACCGTCTTGTTATTGAAAAGCCATTTGGTCGTGATTTTGAATCTGCTAAGAAGCTTAACGATGAATTATCACAAACATTTAGTGAAAATCAAATTTTCCGGATTGACCACTACCTTGGTAAGGAAATGGTTCAAAACATTCAAGCATTACGTTTTGGTAACACCATGATTGAATCACTCTGGAATAACCGTTACATTGACAACATCCAAGTAACATTAAGTGAAAAGCTTGGGGTTGAAGAACGTGCTGGTTACTATGACCAATCTGGTGCATTACGTGATATGGTACAAAACCACATCATGCAAATTGTTGCTCAATTAGCAATGGAACAACCAGTTGCATTTACTGATGCTGATGTTCGAGTTGAAAAGATTAAGGCTCTTCGTAGTCTTCGCCTCTACACACCATCAGAAGCAGCTGCCAACTTTGTCCGTGGACAATACGATGCTGGTGATGGAACTAACGCTTACCGTCATGAAGATGGTGTTGATCCAGAATCTGGTACTGAAACCTTTGTTGCTGCTAAGTTAATGTTTGATAACTATCGTTGGTCTGGTGTACCATTCTACGTTCGGACTGGTAAGAAGTTAGCAGACAAGTTTACTCGTATTGATGTTGTCTTTAAGAAGCCATTAATCGATATCTTTGCTAACCCACGTTCTGAAAGTGATCAATCTCTTAACTCAAACGTATTAACTATTTTTGTTGAACCTAACTCAGGTTTTGCAATTCAATTAAATGCTAAGCGCGCGGGTCAAGGCTTCACGACAGAACCTGTTGATTTACGCTTCTTGCAAAGTGATTCTGATAAGAAGGAATCTCCAGAACCATATGAACGTCTTTTCCATGATGCACTTGAAGGTAACCACACAAACTTTGCCTCATGGGCTGAAATTGCTTATGCCTGGAAGTTTGTCGATGTTATCCGTAAGCTTTGGGATATTGAAAAGCCTCAATTCCCTAACTATACTCCTGGTTCCATGGGTCCAGCAGCTTCTGACGAACTCTTGGCTCGTGATGGACGTAAGTGGGTTTATCGTTTAAATCATTAG